A single Fundulus heteroclitus isolate FHET01 chromosome 4, MU-UCD_Fhet_4.1, whole genome shotgun sequence DNA region contains:
- the dhdh.2 gene encoding trans-1,2-dihydrobenzene-1,2-diol dehydrogenase isoform X3 produces MATGWGICSAGNISHDFSVALKTLPAKDHQVVAVAARKLEDAQEFARKHSISRAYGSYEELARDPDIDVVYVGNIQPYHLKACLLFMNAKKNVLCEKPLAMNTKEVKEILDSAKRNQVFLMEAVWTRFFPVSAEVRKLLAEGEIGEVKMVRSEFGVPLLHKPRLVEKELGGGALMSLGMYCLQFVCMVYNGERPESIQATGVCLETEVDETVIVTLKFSEKRMAVFTYSSSMNLVNDAVIVGTKGTIQIPARMWCPTSLVVNGKETQYPVPEPGLPLNFNNGTGMRYEAEEVRQCLLKGLKESPVMSHSDSLLLVELEDEIRRQMGVVYTQDSQ; encoded by the exons ATGGCAACCGGGTGGGGAATCTGCAGCGCGGGGAATATCAGTCATGACTTTTCTGTGGCTCTGAAAACTCTTCCTGCTAAAGACCATCAG GTTGTGGCTGTTGCAGCCCGTAAGTTGGAGGACGCTCAGGAGTTTGCCAGGAAACACAGCATCTCCCGGGCTTACGGCAGCTATGAGGAGCTGGCCAGAGATCCAGACATAG ATGTGGTGTATGTTGGGAACATCCAACCCTACCACCTGAAGGCCTGTCTGCTCTTTATGAATGCAAAGAAGAACGTTCTGTGTGAGAAGCCGCTGGCCATGAACACCAAGGAGGTGAAAGAGATCCTGGACTCTGCCAAAAGGAATCAAGTCTTCCTCATGGAG GCTGTGTGGACCCGATTCTTCCCCGTTTCTGCGGAGGTCAGAAAGCTGCTGGCGGAGGGGGAGATAGGGGAAGTGAAGATGGTCCGGTCGGAGTTTGGCGTTCCCCTGTTGCACAAGCCCAGATTAGTAGAGAAGGAGTTGGGTGGAGGAGCGTTGATGAGTCTTGGAATGTACTGCCTGCAGTTCGTGTGTATGGTGTACAATGGAGAGAGGCCAGAGAGCATCCAAGCTACCGGGGTCTGCCTGGAGACAG AGGTGGATGAGACTGTGATTGTCACTCTGAAGTTTTCTGAGAAGAGAATGGCCGTGTTTACTTACTCTTCGAGTATGAATCTTGTGAATGATGCTGTTATTGTGGGAACCAAGGGCACAATTCAG atcCCTGCCCGGATGTGGTGCCCCACATCATTGGTTGTGAATGGGAAGGAGACCCAGTACCCCGTACCCGAACCAGGCTTGCCACTGAACTTTAACAATGGCACAGGAATGCGGTATGAAGCAGAAGAGGTCCGACAGTGCTTGCTCAAAG GGCTGAAGGAGAGTCCAGtcatgtctcactctgattctCTTCTGCTAGTTGAACTGGAGGATGAGATCCGCAGGCAGATGGGTGTGGTGTACACCCAGGACAGCCAGTAA
- the dhdh.2 gene encoding trans-1,2-dihydrobenzene-1,2-diol dehydrogenase isoform X1: MATGWGICSAGNISHDFSVALKTLPAKDHQVVAVAARKLEDAQEFARKHSISRAYGSYEELARDPDIDVVYVGNIQPYHLKACLLFMNAKKNVLCEKPLAMNTKEVKEILDSAKRNQVFLMEAVWTRFFPVSAEVRKLLAEGEIGEVKMVRSEFGVPLLHKPRLVEKELGGGALMSLGMYCLQFVCMVYNGERPESIQATGVCLETGVDETVIVTLKFSEKRMAVFTYSSSIQLPNDAIIVGTKGTIQIPPRMWCPTSLVVNGKETQYPLPEHGLPPNFHNCTGMRYEAEEVRKCLLKGLKESPVMSHSDSLLLVELEDEIRRQVGVVYSQDCQ, encoded by the exons ATGGCAACCGGGTGGGGAATCTGCAGCGCGGGGAATATCAGTCATGACTTTTCTGTGGCTCTGAAAACTCTTCCTGCTAAAGACCATCAG GTTGTAGCTGTTGCAGCTCGTAAATTGGAGGACGCTCAGGAGTTTGCCAGGAAACACAGCATCTCCCGGGCTTACGGCAGCTATGAAGAGCTGGCCAGAGATCCAGACATAG ATGTGGTGTACGTAGGGAACATCCAACCCTACCACCTGAAGGCCTGTCTGCTCTTTATGAATGCAAAGAAGAACGTTCTGTGTGAGAAGCCGCTGGCCATGAACACCAAGGAGGTGAAAGAGATCCTGGACTCTGCCAAAAGGAATCAAGTCTTCCTCATGGAG gcTGTGTGGACCCGATTCTTCCCAGTTTCTGCGGAGGTCAGAAAGCTGCTGGCGGAGGGGGAGATAGGGGAAGTGAAGATGGTCCGGTCGGAGTTTGGCGTTCCCCTGTTGCACAAGCCCAGATTAGTAGAGAAGGAGTTGGGTGGAGGAGCGTTGATGAGTCTTGGAATGTACTGCCTGCAGTTCGTGTGTATGGTGTACAATGGAGAGAGGCCAGAGAGCATCCAAGCTACCGGGGTCTGCCTGGAGACAG GGGTGGATGAAACTGTTATTGTAACACTCAAGTTCTCGGAGAAGAGAATGGCCGTGTTCACTTACTCTTCGAGCATACAGCTTCCTAATGATGCCATTATTGTCGGAACCAAGGGCACGATCCAG atccctCCCCGGATGTGGTGCCCCACATCATTAGTTGTGAATGGGAAGGAGACCCAGTACCCTTTACCCGAACACGGCTTGCCACCGAACTTCCACAACTGTACAGGGATGCGGTATGAAGCAGAAGAGGTCCGAAAGTGTTTGCTCAAAG GGCTGAAGGAGAGTCCAGTCATGTCTCACTCCGACTCTCTGCTGCTGGTTGAACTGGAGGATGAGATCCGTAGGCAGGTGGGCGTGGTGTACAGCCAGGACTGCCAGTAA
- the dhdh.2 gene encoding trans-1,2-dihydrobenzene-1,2-diol dehydrogenase isoform X2: protein MATRWGICSAGNISHDFTVALKTLPAEDHQVVAVAARKLEDAQEFARKHSISRAYGSYEELARDPDIDVVYVGNIQPYHLKACLLFMNAKKNVLCEKPLAMNTKEVKEILDSAKRNQVFLMEAVWTRFFPVSAEVRKLLAEGEIGEVKMVRSEFGVPLLHKPRLVEKELGGGALMSLGMYCLQFVCMVYNGERPESIQATGVCLETEVDETVIVTLKFSEKRMAVFTYSSSMNLVNDAVIVGTKGTIQIPARMWCPTSLVVNGKETQYPVPEPGLPLNFNNGTGMRYEAEEVRQCLLKGLKESPVMSHSDSLLLVELEDEIRRQMGVVYTQDSQ from the exons ATGGCAACCAGGTGGGGAATCTGCAGTGCGGGGAATATCAGTCATGACTTCACTGTGGCTCTGAAAACTCTTCCTGCTGAAGACCATCAG GTTGTGGCTGTTGCAGCCCGTAAGTTGGAGGACGCTCAGGAGTTTGCCAGGAAACACAGCATCTCCCGGGCTTACGGCAGCTATGAGGAGCTGGCCAGAGATCCAGACATAG ATGTGGTGTATGTTGGGAACATCCAACCCTACCACCTGAAGGCCTGTCTGCTCTTTATGAATGCAAAGAAGAACGTTCTGTGTGAGAAGCCGCTGGCCATGAACACCAAGGAGGTGAAAGAGATCCTGGACTCTGCCAAAAGGAATCAAGTCTTCCTCATGGAG GCTGTGTGGACCCGATTCTTCCCCGTTTCTGCGGAGGTCAGAAAGCTGCTGGCGGAGGGGGAGATAGGGGAAGTGAAGATGGTCCGGTCGGAGTTTGGCGTTCCCCTGTTGCACAAGCCCAGATTAGTAGAGAAGGAGTTGGGTGGAGGAGCGTTGATGAGTCTTGGAATGTACTGCCTGCAGTTCGTGTGTATGGTGTACAATGGAGAGAGGCCAGAGAGCATCCAAGCTACCGGGGTCTGCCTGGAGACAG AGGTGGATGAGACTGTGATTGTCACTCTGAAGTTTTCTGAGAAGAGAATGGCCGTGTTTACTTACTCTTCGAGTATGAATCTTGTGAATGATGCTGTTATTGTGGGAACCAAGGGCACAATTCAG atcCCTGCCCGGATGTGGTGCCCCACATCATTGGTTGTGAATGGGAAGGAGACCCAGTACCCCGTACCCGAACCAGGCTTGCCACTGAACTTTAACAATGGCACAGGAATGCGGTATGAAGCAGAAGAGGTCCGACAGTGCTTGCTCAAAG GGCTGAAGGAGAGTCCAGtcatgtctcactctgattctCTTCTGCTAGTTGAACTGGAGGATGAGATCCGCAGGCAGATGGGTGTGGTGTACACCCAGGACAGCCAGTAA
- the LOC118562891 gene encoding trans-1,2-dihydrobenzene-1,2-diol dehydrogenase-like, with the protein MATRWGICSAGKISHDFTVALKTLPAEEHQVVAVAARKLEDAQEFARKHSISHAYSSYEELARDPDIDVVYVGVIHPYHLKACLLFTNAKKNVLCEKPLAMNTKEVKEILDSAKKNDVFLMEAVWTRFFPVSAEIRKLLAQGEIGEVKMVRADFGVPLLHVPRAVQKDLGGGALLDLGIYCLQFIAMVYNGEKPETIQASGVCLETGVDETVAVVLKFSRNRIATLTCSAGVQLPNDALISGTKGTIQVPSPMWCPTSLVVNGKETQYSVPEPYLPLNFINSTGMRYEAEEVRQCLLKGLKESPVMPHADSLLLAELEDEIRRQVGVVYSQDCH; encoded by the exons ATGGCAACCAGGTGGGGAATCTGCAGCGCTGGGAAGATCAGCCATGACTTCACGGTGGCTCTGAAAACTCTTCCCGCAGAAGAGCATCAG GTTGTGGCTGTTGCAGCTCGTAAATTGGAGGACGCTCAGGAGTTTGCCAGGAAACACAGCATCTCCCATGCTTACAGCAGCTATGAGGAGCTGGCCAGAGATCCAGACATAG ATGTGGTGTATGTTGGAGTTATCCACCCCTACCATCTGAAGGCCTGTCTGCTCTTCACTAATGCTAAAAAGAACGTTCTGTGTGAGAAGCCGCTGGCCATGAACACCAAGGAGGTGAAAGAGATCCTGGACTCTGCCAAAAAGAATGACGTCTTCCTCATGGAG GCTGTGTGGACCCGCTTTTTCCCCGTCTCTGCGGAGATCAGAAAGCTGCTGGCTCAAGGGGAGATAGGGGAGGTGAAGATGGTCCGTGCGGACTTTGGCGTGCCGCTGTTGCACGTACCCAGAGCGGTGCAGAAGGACCTGGGTGGAGGAGCGCTACTGGACCTTGGTATCTACTGCCTGCAGTTCATAGCTATGGTGTACAATGGAGAGAAGCCAGAGACTATCCAAGCCAGCGGGGTCTGCCTGGAGACGG GAGTGGATGAGACCGTGGCCGTTGTTCTTAAGTTTTCTAGAAACAGAATAGCGACACTGACCTGCTCTGCAGGCGTGCAGCTGCCCAATGATGCCCTTATTTCTGGAACAAAAGGCACAATCCAG GTCCCTTCACCTATGTGGTGCCCCACATCACTGGTTGTTAATGGGAAGGAGACCCAGTACTCGGTGCCTGAGCCCTACTTGCCTCTCAACTTTATCAACAGCACCGGGATGCGCTACGAAGCAGAGGAAGTCCGCCAGTGTCTGCTTAAAG GGCTGAAGGAGAGTCCAGTCATGCCTCATGCTGACTCTCTGCTGCTGGCTGAGCTGGAGGATGAGATCCGTCGGCAGGTGGGGGTGGTGTACAGCCAGGACTGCCATTAA
- the dhdh.1 gene encoding dihydrodiol dehydrogenase, tandem duplicate 1: MATRWGLCGAGKISHDFSVAMKTLPAEDHQIAAIASRSRERAKEFAKNHSIPKVYGSYEELARDPNIDVVYLGVLHTEHWRVGLLFLKAGKNVLCEKPFAMNSRQVKDLVEAAKKNNVFLMEAIWSRCFPVYLAGVDESAVVVMKFSRNRMALCAFSIAARFQNDAVISGTKGSIKVLGPMHCPTTLVVNDKKTEYPLPEPCLPLNFTNSTGLRYEAEEVRQCLLKGLKESPRMPLADSILLTEIMDEIRKQVGVVFNQDKQ; encoded by the exons ATGGCAACTCGATGGGGACTTTGCGGAGCGGGGAAGATAAGCCATGACTTCAGCGTGGCCATGAAGACTCTGCCGGCTGAAGATCATCAG ATAGCAGCCATTGCATCAAGGAGCAGGGAGCGTGCTAAAGAGTTCGCCAAGAATCATAGTATTCCTAAAGTTTATGGAAGTTATGAGGAGCTGGCCCGAGACCCAAATATCG ATGTTGTCTACCTTGGAGTGCTGCACACGGAGCACTGGCGCGTTGGCCTGCTGTTCCTCAAGGCTGGGAAGAATGTCTTGTGTGAAAAACCCTTTGCAATGAACTCTAGGCAGGTCAAAGACCTGGTCGAGGCTGCCAAGAAAAACAACGTGTTCCTCATGGAG GCGATCTGGTCCCGCTGTTTTCCAGT atacttggCAGGAGTTGATGAGTCTGCGGTTGTGGTGATGAAATTCTCCCGGAACAGGATGGCCCTTTGTGCCTTTTCAATAGCTGCTCGCTTTCAAAATGATGCTGTTATCAGTGGCACCAAGGGCTCTATTAAG GTGCTTGGGCCCATGCACTGCCCTACAACGCTGGTGGTGAATGACAAGAAGACAGAGTACCCGCTGCCTGAACCTTGCCTTCCTCTGAACTTCACCAACAGCACTGGGCTTCGCTATGAGGCAGAGGAAGTGAGGCAGTGCCTGTTAAAAG GACTTAAGGAGAGCCCACGGATGCCTCTGGCTGACTCCATCCTACTGACAGAGATCATGGATGAAATCAGGAAACAGGTGGGAGTTGTCTTCAACCAGGACAAACAGTGA